From Brevibacillus marinus, a single genomic window includes:
- a CDS encoding acetaldehyde dehydrogenase (acetylating) — protein sequence MKLDADLQSIQEVRNALEAAKKAQAALEELSQREVDEIVREMAEAAAKESLRLAELAVEETGYGKVADKQRKNLFAARDVYAAIKDMPTVGIIRRDDEKKVWEIAQPVGIVAGIIPSTNPTSTTIFKSLIAVKARNAIVFSPHPAAARCTREAANVVAAAAERAGAPSGLIHCITQPTLAATQELMSHKWTDVILATGGTGMVKAAYSSGKPAFGVGPGNVPVYIHASADVSAAVRQIIASKTFDNGTICASEQAIVVDRQVKQQVVSELSRQGAYLLNETEKAKVAEVILQGGGLNPQIVGKSAQEIARMAGIAVPPAANVLVAEEEHVGKSYPFSIEKLSPLLALYTVADWREGCEVCIRLLELGGLGHTLGIHCRDEAVIEAFGLKKPASRIVVNSGTTFGGIGASTGLFPSLTLGCGSYGNNITSDNIGPQHLLNIKRVAFGIREMVSSEPAPAGGSQTEAAAAASGTLTISREEVMEIIQRVLAERKG from the coding sequence GTGAAACTGGATGCTGATTTACAGTCGATTCAGGAGGTGCGCAACGCGCTGGAAGCGGCGAAAAAGGCGCAGGCGGCGCTGGAGGAGCTGAGCCAGCGCGAGGTGGATGAGATCGTCCGGGAGATGGCGGAAGCGGCCGCGAAAGAATCGCTCCGGCTTGCGGAACTGGCCGTGGAGGAGACGGGCTACGGCAAAGTGGCGGACAAACAGCGCAAAAACCTGTTTGCGGCGCGGGACGTATACGCGGCAATCAAGGACATGCCCACGGTTGGCATCATCCGCCGCGACGACGAAAAGAAAGTCTGGGAAATCGCCCAACCGGTCGGCATTGTCGCCGGGATTATTCCCTCGACCAATCCCACTTCGACGACGATCTTCAAGTCCTTGATCGCCGTTAAGGCACGCAATGCGATTGTGTTTAGTCCCCATCCTGCTGCGGCCAGATGCACGCGGGAGGCGGCCAACGTGGTGGCGGCCGCGGCGGAGCGGGCCGGAGCGCCGAGCGGACTCATCCACTGCATCACGCAGCCGACGCTGGCCGCCACCCAGGAGCTGATGTCGCACAAATGGACAGACGTCATTTTGGCGACGGGCGGCACGGGAATGGTCAAGGCCGCGTACAGTTCCGGCAAACCGGCGTTCGGCGTGGGGCCCGGCAATGTGCCGGTCTACATTCACGCAAGCGCGGACGTATCCGCGGCCGTACGGCAGATCATCGCCAGCAAGACGTTTGACAACGGGACGATTTGCGCTTCCGAGCAGGCGATCGTCGTCGACCGGCAGGTCAAACAACAAGTGGTCTCCGAGCTGTCCCGGCAGGGAGCCTATCTGTTAAACGAAACGGAAAAAGCGAAAGTGGCGGAGGTGATCCTCCAGGGCGGAGGGCTGAATCCGCAGATCGTGGGCAAATCGGCGCAGGAGATTGCCCGGATGGCGGGCATTGCCGTTCCGCCCGCAGCGAACGTGCTGGTGGCGGAGGAAGAACACGTGGGCAAATCCTATCCGTTTTCCATCGAGAAGCTTTCGCCGCTGCTTGCGCTGTACACGGTAGCGGATTGGCGGGAGGGCTGCGAGGTCTGCATCCGGCTGTTGGAGTTGGGCGGTCTGGGGCACACCCTGGGGATTCACTGCCGTGACGAAGCGGTGATCGAGGCGTTCGGGCTGAAAAAACCGGCGTCGCGCATTGTGGTGAACTCCGGAACGACCTTTGGCGGCATCGGCGCATCGACGGGGTTGTTTCCGTCGTTGACGCTGGGCTGCGGCTCCTACGGAAACAACATCACATCCGACAACATCGGCCCGCAGCACCTGCTCAACATCAAGCGGGTGGCGTTTGGCATCCGCGAGATGGTGTCGAGCGAACCTGCGCCTGCTGGCGGCAGCCAAACGGAGGCAGCCGCTGCTGCAAGCGGCACGCTGACCATCAGCAGGGAAGAAGTGATGGAGATTATCCAACGCGTATTGGCAGAACGAAAAGGATAA
- a CDS encoding BMC domain-containing protein, with product MEQHGWALGMIETVGFPALVAAGDAAAKAADVRVVTYQGADAGIVTLYLVGDVASVQAAVAAGKEAAKQIGQLRAAHVIPRPGPRVGQLVNRLTRESQRSDRLAGANHPPPQPSPPAADSAREGEAGATAPPPAGPVEQSGGTSTDSGETAKQPAEAADQPDVERPESELDLMKASVAQLRKLARSRKDFPLSSAEISLARKEELVRLLSRLGKERSEEEA from the coding sequence GTGGAGCAACATGGCTGGGCGTTAGGCATGATTGAAACCGTCGGCTTTCCGGCGCTCGTCGCCGCTGGTGACGCTGCGGCCAAAGCGGCTGACGTGCGCGTGGTGACCTATCAGGGGGCGGACGCCGGCATCGTCACCCTTTACCTGGTGGGGGACGTCGCTTCCGTTCAGGCAGCCGTCGCAGCCGGAAAGGAGGCGGCGAAGCAGATCGGACAGCTGCGCGCCGCCCACGTGATACCCCGACCCGGCCCCCGTGTCGGGCAGCTGGTGAATCGATTGACGCGAGAAAGCCAGCGAAGCGATCGGTTGGCCGGGGCGAACCATCCGCCGCCGCAACCGTCGCCGCCAGCCGCGGACTCGGCTCGCGAGGGGGAAGCGGGCGCAACCGCGCCGCCGCCGGCAGGGCCGGTGGAGCAAAGCGGCGGGACGTCGACAGACAGCGGCGAAACGGCAAAACAGCCTGCTGAAGCCGCGGACCAGCCGGACGTGGAACGGCCGGAAAGCGAACTCGATCTGATGAAAGCGTCGGTGGCGCAGCTGCGAAAACTGGCCCGCTCGCGCAAAGACTTTCCGCTCTCATCGGCGGAGATATCGCTTGCCAGGAAAGAGGAGCTGGTTCGCTTGCTGTCCCGGTTGGGGAAAGAAAGGAGTGAGGAAGAGGCGTGA
- the eutL gene encoding ethanolamine utilization microcompartment protein EutL — protein sequence MSGKPIRATALATRLIPNVDAGLAKKLGLAPHIKSLAMLTSTIDDVGYTAVDEATKKAAVEVVYAKSFYAGAAHASGPLSGEFIGILGGATPSEVKSGLEAAIDMLENGACFYALNEEGTHAYYAHVISRTGSYLSKVAGIGEGEPLAYLIAPPLEAVYGLDAALKAADVQIRQFYGPPTETNFAGGLLTGSQSACSAAAKAFAEAVTDVARYPHKR from the coding sequence GTGTCTGGCAAACCGATTCGGGCCACGGCGCTCGCCACGCGGCTGATTCCCAACGTGGATGCCGGCCTCGCCAAAAAACTGGGGCTGGCCCCGCACATTAAAAGCCTGGCGATGCTGACTTCCACGATCGACGATGTCGGCTACACGGCTGTCGACGAGGCAACCAAAAAGGCCGCGGTGGAAGTGGTGTACGCCAAGTCGTTTTACGCCGGGGCGGCCCATGCGTCCGGCCCGCTTTCCGGGGAGTTTATCGGCATTCTGGGCGGGGCGACACCGTCAGAGGTGAAGAGCGGTCTGGAAGCCGCCATCGACATGTTGGAAAACGGGGCTTGTTTTTATGCGCTGAACGAAGAGGGCACGCACGCGTACTACGCCCACGTCATTTCGCGGACAGGCTCGTATCTCTCCAAAGTGGCGGGGATCGGTGAAGGGGAACCGCTCGCCTACCTGATCGCTCCCCCCCTGGAGGCGGTATACGGGCTTGATGCCGCGCTGAAGGCGGCAGATGTACAGATCCGCCAATTTTACGGACCGCCCACGGAGACCAACTTTGCCGGGGGGCTGCTGACCGGCAGCCAATCGGCTTGTTCCGCTGCAGCCAAAGCGTTTGCCGAAGCCGTTACGGACGTGGCCCGATATCCGCACAAACGGTAG
- a CDS encoding pyridoxal-phosphate dependent enzyme codes for MSSPLPAGGGGLICGIAIAAKAINPDVRVIGVQTHASPPWYYSFREKRLVDVEYGDSLADGLHGGISQETLDLALQVVDDFVLVEEAQVAEAMAWLAREHHYMVEGSGAVGAAALLNQAIRDIRGQKVLSIVTGSNVEAATLAEIISRSDSRRFRAPAHPHQGNEGEMERLN; via the coding sequence GTGTCATCACCGCTTCCGGCAGGCGGTGGGGGGCTGATTTGCGGGATTGCCATCGCGGCAAAAGCAATCAATCCGGACGTGCGGGTGATTGGGGTACAGACCCACGCCTCACCGCCGTGGTATTATTCGTTCCGCGAAAAGCGGCTGGTCGACGTGGAATATGGCGATTCCCTCGCGGACGGACTGCATGGCGGGATCAGCCAGGAAACGCTGGACCTGGCGCTGCAAGTAGTGGATGACTTCGTCCTGGTGGAAGAAGCGCAAGTGGCGGAGGCAATGGCCTGGCTGGCTCGCGAGCATCACTACATGGTGGAAGGGTCCGGCGCGGTCGGTGCAGCCGCCTTGTTGAACCAGGCGATTCGGGACATCCGGGGGCAAAAAGTCTTGAGTATTGTTACCGGAAGCAACGTGGAGGCCGCAACACTGGCGGAAATCATCAGCCGTTCGGATTCGCGCCGCTTCCGCGCTCCGGCACACCCTCACCAGGGGAACGAGGGGGAAATGGAGCGGTTGAATTGA
- a CDS encoding aminotransferase yields MEIRAFAVEQWMNAYETSAVYNLAETCVDSLTLAELIAIDGTNQDEFFRSLSATKLTYGHIEGSPEFRELVARLYASIEPHHILVMNGGIGANFLVYYALIQPGDHVVAVHPTYQQIYEVPRSLGATVDLWKLRPENNFFPDLDELRSLVRANTKLICINNPHNPSGALMERDTLQQVVEIARSCGAYVLCDEVYRNLWQDDHVDVPSIVDLYEKGISTSSLSKALSLAGLRLGWIAAPQGVITECMKHRDYTTISCGMLDDILAVHALRNYDKILRRNRNILRGNLAVLDDWIASESHFSYVKPRAGTTALLQYDLPVPSVTFCTGLLANTGVFLTPGSCFDTEGSLRIGYGCNSEVLAVGLEKISAYVRTLPKGGL; encoded by the coding sequence GTGGAAATCAGAGCATTTGCGGTGGAACAGTGGATGAATGCTTATGAGACGAGCGCCGTCTACAATCTTGCGGAGACCTGTGTGGACTCTCTCACGCTCGCCGAGCTCATTGCCATCGACGGCACGAATCAGGATGAATTTTTCCGTTCCCTTTCCGCGACAAAACTTACATATGGCCACATCGAGGGCTCACCCGAGTTCAGGGAACTGGTCGCCCGACTGTACGCTTCCATTGAACCACACCATATTCTCGTCATGAACGGCGGCATTGGCGCCAACTTCCTGGTTTACTACGCACTGATCCAGCCCGGAGATCACGTCGTCGCCGTTCATCCAACCTATCAACAGATTTATGAGGTGCCCAGATCGCTAGGTGCAACGGTCGACCTCTGGAAACTGCGTCCCGAAAACAACTTCTTTCCCGATCTCGACGAGCTGCGATCCCTGGTGAGAGCAAACACCAAGCTCATCTGCATCAACAATCCGCACAATCCGTCCGGAGCACTGATGGAGCGGGATACCTTGCAACAAGTCGTGGAGATTGCCCGTTCCTGCGGGGCTTACGTGCTTTGTGACGAGGTATACCGGAATCTTTGGCAGGATGACCATGTCGACGTGCCGTCCATCGTGGATCTGTACGAAAAAGGGATCAGTACGTCGAGCCTCTCCAAGGCCCTCTCCCTGGCAGGTCTCCGGCTAGGGTGGATTGCGGCGCCGCAGGGAGTGATTACAGAGTGCATGAAACACCGGGATTACACCACGATCAGCTGCGGAATGCTGGACGATATCCTGGCCGTGCATGCACTGCGGAATTACGACAAGATTTTGCGCCGGAACCGCAACATTCTCAGGGGCAATCTGGCCGTTCTCGATGATTGGATTGCAAGCGAATCTCATTTTTCCTACGTCAAACCGCGTGCTGGAACAACCGCCTTGTTGCAATACGATCTCCCCGTACCTTCTGTCACGTTTTGTACCGGACTGTTGGCCAATACCGGCGTTTTTTTGACACCAGGTTCCTGTTTTGATACGGAAGGCAGTCTGCGCATTGGCTATGGCTGCAATAGTGAAGTTTTAGCGGTGGGACTGGAAAAAATATCTGCGTACGTGCGCACATTGCCAAAAGGCGGGCTGTAA
- a CDS encoding ornithine cyclodeaminase family protein yields the protein MCVYNPRAYEKAASFCSSIKARLIETFLAPYQAEERLYQTYRRRIEIDFAAVDDLQAAAEEADIILTATPSRQPLIRQEWVKPGTHLSCVGADMEGKQEIDEHLFAKARVFVDDVTQAAQAGETEIAVKKGIIAKGDIAGEIGSVILGKTPGRLSQEDITLFDSTGIALQDLITADYVLQQAEEKGLGMVAYL from the coding sequence GTGTGCGTGTACAACCCTCGCGCGTACGAAAAAGCGGCATCCTTTTGTTCCTCGATAAAAGCCAGACTCATCGAAACATTTCTCGCTCCCTATCAGGCAGAAGAGCGCTTGTATCAGACATACCGGCGGCGCATCGAGATCGATTTTGCGGCCGTGGATGACCTTCAGGCGGCAGCAGAGGAAGCGGATATCATCCTTACCGCGACACCTTCCCGCCAGCCGCTGATCCGGCAGGAATGGGTGAAACCGGGCACACATCTTTCCTGTGTTGGCGCGGATATGGAAGGAAAACAGGAAATCGATGAACACCTCTTCGCCAAAGCGCGCGTATTTGTCGATGACGTAACGCAGGCCGCGCAGGCGGGGGAAACGGAAATCGCGGTGAAAAAAGGAATCATCGCAAAAGGGGACATCGCGGGGGAGATCGGCAGCGTCATTTTGGGCAAGACGCCGGGACGTCTCTCGCAGGAAGATATCACGCTTTTCGACAGCACCGGTATTGCCCTGCAGGACTTGATCACAGCGGATTACGTTTTACAACAAGCGGAAGAAAAAGGACTGGGGATGGTCGCGTACTTGTAA
- a CDS encoding LysR family transcriptional regulator, protein MEFRTLKTFQVVANQLNLTKAAEILGYTQPAITMQMKNLEKEIGHPLFHRVGKKTYLTPAGKLLKQHVDKLFACMDEMEKSLQLLNGPYGKLVIAAPEYYWTHFLTLLIHSYVKLYPKVKLKLAACSSAEAIRMITSNQADVAIIASRYNHQDCETVKLDEEELLLVISKELYKNIELSSILQAYPLVYKESYKLDGLYERCLQEMPAHPLSAIESSSEEAIKKAVLNGMGVGLISVNLVKDELRTGELVQLHRFTHPLETYMITLKDRLDEITIRSFTELVIDGWAEAGAAANL, encoded by the coding sequence ATGGAGTTTCGAACACTGAAGACCTTTCAGGTTGTGGCAAACCAGCTAAATCTCACGAAAGCGGCAGAGATCCTCGGCTATACGCAACCGGCCATCACGATGCAAATGAAGAACCTGGAGAAGGAGATTGGCCATCCCCTGTTTCATCGCGTAGGGAAAAAAACCTATTTGACACCTGCCGGCAAGCTGTTGAAGCAGCACGTCGACAAACTCTTCGCCTGTATGGATGAGATGGAAAAGTCCTTGCAGCTTTTAAACGGCCCATACGGCAAGCTGGTCATAGCGGCACCGGAGTACTATTGGACACATTTTCTCACACTGCTGATCCATTCCTATGTAAAGCTGTATCCGAAGGTAAAGTTAAAGCTTGCTGCCTGCAGCAGTGCGGAGGCGATCCGGATGATCACCTCCAATCAGGCGGATGTGGCCATCATCGCCAGTCGCTACAACCATCAAGATTGTGAAACAGTGAAGCTGGACGAAGAAGAATTGCTGCTGGTGATCAGCAAAGAATTGTATAAAAATATTGAACTGTCATCTATTTTGCAAGCGTACCCGCTCGTATATAAAGAAAGCTATAAGTTAGACGGACTGTATGAGCGCTGTCTGCAGGAGATGCCTGCCCATCCGCTGTCCGCGATTGAAAGCAGCAGCGAGGAAGCGATCAAGAAAGCGGTGCTGAACGGCATGGGGGTTGGTTTAATTAGCGTAAATCTCGTGAAGGATGAGCTGCGAACAGGGGAGCTCGTCCAGCTGCATCGTTTTACTCATCCGTTGGAAACATATATGATCACCTTGAAAGATCGTTTGGACGAGATCACCATCCGTTCCTTCACTGAGTTGGTCATCGACGGGTGGGCTGAAGCTGGTGCGGCAGCCAATTTATGA
- a CDS encoding nucleoside deaminase, protein MDRFMQRAVELAIENVRAGGQPFGAVLVKDHGVVGEGVNELHKTYDVSGHAELLAIRRAQAKLQTHDLSGCIMYASGEPCPMCLTAMYFAGIETVYYGNSVEEAGEAGLGRSKLIYEELQKPKAERNLRMIHMPLQEEQENPMRLWREHAAQG, encoded by the coding sequence ATGGACAGATTCATGCAGCGAGCCGTGGAACTGGCGATAGAAAATGTCCGCGCAGGCGGACAGCCGTTTGGGGCGGTACTGGTGAAAGATCACGGAGTGGTCGGGGAAGGCGTGAACGAACTTCATAAAACCTATGATGTCAGCGGACATGCCGAATTACTGGCGATCCGGCGGGCGCAAGCGAAATTACAAACACACGATTTGTCGGGCTGTATCATGTATGCAAGCGGAGAGCCTTGTCCGATGTGTCTGACCGCGATGTACTTTGCCGGGATCGAGACGGTGTATTACGGTAATTCCGTCGAAGAGGCGGGGGAAGCGGGGCTGGGGAGATCAAAGCTGATCTACGAGGAGCTGCAAAAACCAAAAGCGGAACGAAACCTGCGGATGATCCACATGCCTTTGCAGGAAGAGCAAGAAAATCCGATGCGGCTTTGGCGGGAGCATGCAGCACAAGGCTGA
- the sigK gene encoding RNA polymerase sporulation sigma factor SigK, giving the protein MSGILVALSLLFKELVTFVAYVKNNAFPQPLTEAEEEKYLKGMAAGDPLARNKLIEHNLRLVAHIVKKFENTGEDSEDLISIGTIGLIKAIESYQVDKGTKLATYAARCIENEILMHLRSLKKTRKDVSLHDPIGTDKEGNEITLIDVLGTENDEVVDAVQLKLESNKIYQYIHILDEREKEVIIGRFGLDKDKEKTQREIARELGISRSYVSRIEKRALMKLFHEFYRTKQAQGR; this is encoded by the coding sequence TTGTCCGGTATTCTTGTCGCCCTATCGCTGTTGTTCAAAGAGCTGGTTACGTTCGTCGCCTACGTCAAGAACAATGCGTTTCCCCAGCCGCTGACGGAAGCGGAAGAAGAAAAGTACCTGAAGGGGATGGCCGCCGGCGATCCATTGGCACGCAACAAGCTGATCGAACATAACCTGCGCCTTGTCGCGCATATCGTCAAGAAATTTGAAAATACAGGGGAAGACAGTGAAGATCTCATCTCCATCGGGACCATCGGGCTGATCAAAGCGATTGAAAGCTACCAGGTGGACAAAGGGACAAAGCTGGCGACATACGCGGCCCGCTGTATCGAAAATGAGATTCTGATGCATTTGCGGAGCTTGAAGAAGACCCGCAAGGATGTGTCGCTGCACGACCCGATCGGTACGGACAAGGAAGGAAACGAAATCACCCTGATCGACGTACTCGGCACGGAGAACGACGAAGTGGTGGACGCGGTGCAGCTGAAGCTGGAGAGCAACAAGATTTATCAATACATTCACATCCTCGATGAGCGGGAAAAAGAAGTGATCATCGGCCGGTTCGGGCTGGACAAGGACAAGGAGAAGACCCAGCGGGAGATCGCGCGGGAGCTGGGCATCTCCCGCTCTTACGTTTCGCGGATCGAGAAGCGGGCACTGATGAAGCTGTTTCACGAGTTTTACCGGACCAAGCAGGCGCAGGGGAGGTAG
- a CDS encoding amidohydrolase has protein sequence MKTQLKADMILSSNAVFTGLANEPTAAAIAIIGNKIAAIGSESEIEPYIGAETKIYRYDDKLIMPGFHDFHLHIMAGCISMNSAYLFDARTEEEAVEMVRAHAEAHPDEPWVIGFCWDSGYWDNKKLPHRSSLDRLLPDRPVVLFHAEAHYCWVNSKALELLNITRDTDNPPFGIIEKDENGELTGILYESAMSLVLKAAFDFSPERKREMLKGFLEHAASLGITSVHDLFAPDFNDSPANFELYRELEERGELTLRIHLWPELDGDLERVKQLRDTYQSSILRFAGLKQFIDGVITGYTAYMLEPYSDKPETRGKMKFPVETIKKWVIDADREGFSIRFHAIGDGAIRLALDAYEAAQQANGARDSRHMIEHVEVIHPDDIPRFKQLGVIASMQPNHLAMSERGVYTSRIGAQRERHVFVIHTLKQSGAKLAFGTDFPVDTLNPLPQIYRAVTRVDNSGVDVWHPQERITLAEALRAYTSVPAYGTFREHELGTLEVGKLADIVVLDRNLFAVPAEQILEAKVELTIVDGEIVYAR, from the coding sequence ATGAAGACTCAACTGAAAGCAGACATGATTCTTTCCAGCAACGCTGTTTTCACCGGTCTCGCGAACGAGCCAACCGCTGCAGCAATTGCGATTATTGGCAACAAGATTGCGGCGATCGGCTCTGAATCGGAGATCGAACCGTATATCGGTGCAGAGACGAAGATCTACCGATACGATGACAAACTTATCATGCCGGGGTTTCACGATTTTCATCTGCACATTATGGCAGGATGTATTTCCATGAACAGTGCCTATCTGTTTGACGCCCGCACTGAGGAAGAAGCGGTGGAGATGGTGCGGGCCCATGCCGAAGCACATCCGGACGAGCCGTGGGTAATCGGCTTTTGCTGGGATTCTGGCTACTGGGACAACAAAAAACTGCCGCACCGCTCCTCGCTGGATCGCCTTTTGCCAGATCGGCCTGTGGTTTTGTTCCATGCCGAGGCTCACTATTGCTGGGTGAACAGCAAAGCGTTGGAACTGCTGAACATCACCCGCGATACGGACAATCCTCCGTTCGGGATTATTGAAAAAGACGAGAATGGCGAATTAACCGGTATATTGTACGAATCGGCGATGAGCCTGGTCTTAAAAGCGGCATTTGACTTCTCCCCGGAAAGGAAGCGGGAGATGTTGAAAGGTTTCCTTGAGCATGCTGCCAGTTTGGGGATCACTTCGGTTCACGACCTGTTTGCCCCCGACTTCAATGACAGCCCTGCAAATTTTGAGTTGTATAGGGAATTGGAGGAAAGGGGGGAGTTGACATTGCGAATTCATCTGTGGCCGGAACTGGACGGCGATCTGGAACGGGTCAAGCAGCTGCGCGATACGTATCAATCAAGCATATTACGCTTTGCCGGTCTGAAGCAATTTATCGACGGCGTCATCACCGGCTACACCGCCTACATGTTGGAGCCGTATTCGGACAAGCCGGAAACGCGCGGTAAAATGAAGTTTCCCGTGGAGACAATAAAGAAGTGGGTAATTGATGCGGATCGCGAGGGGTTCAGCATTCGCTTCCACGCCATCGGTGACGGAGCGATTCGTTTAGCCCTGGACGCCTATGAAGCGGCACAGCAAGCGAACGGCGCAAGAGATTCCCGCCACATGATTGAACACGTAGAGGTCATACATCCCGACGACATCCCCCGCTTTAAGCAGCTAGGAGTGATTGCTTCCATGCAGCCCAACCACTTGGCGATGTCGGAGCGGGGAGTTTACACGTCACGGATCGGTGCGCAGAGGGAAAGGCACGTCTTTGTCATCCATACTTTGAAACAATCCGGGGCGAAACTGGCCTTTGGAACGGATTTCCCGGTCGACACGTTAAACCCGCTTCCGCAGATTTACCGAGCAGTGACGAGGGTAGACAATAGCGGCGTCGATGTTTGGCATCCGCAGGAACGGATAACGCTTGCTGAAGCCCTGCGTGCCTACACGAGCGTTCCAGCGTACGGCACTTTCAGAGAACACGAGCTGGGGACGCTGGAGGTTGGCAAGCTTGCCGATATCGTTGTGCTGGACCGCAATTTGTTTGCCGTGCCGGCTGAACAGATTCTTGAAGCGAAAGTGGAATTAACCATAGTCGATGGTGAGATTGTTTATGCCAGATGA
- a CDS encoding APC family permease, translated as MANTQSPSLKRSLSLHHVVLFGLAFMAPITVFLTYGVAAASTGGMMATGYAIALIVMLFTAYSYGMLVKEFPIAGSAYTFTQKGISPHLGFLVGWTIILDYIFSPMISALLIGLTLSAYFPAVPMAVWIISFIAIVATLNILGIKIAANVNMCLVLLQILFIIVFIALSLKGLLAGMGTGTLISLTPVYDPNVNVSSLMAIIPLLCFTFLGFDAVTTLSEETRKPKQTLPKAIFLIPIIGGFLYIVVSYFAHMIYPDLLSFHDPETAHLELFSYIGGNLFGSFFLVVSITAGLASAVASCASSARILYAMGRESVFPRKVFAYLSPKFNTPVFNILVIALIALSALFLDVATATSLINYGALFAFTFVNLAVVVHYYIRKKQRSFNGTILYLLIPLTGAFFTAYFWAQLDIHSMILGTAWLACGFVYLWYLTKGFKQAPPELHFEEVEQASQTMHTGS; from the coding sequence ATGGCCAACACCCAGTCACCTTCGCTTAAACGTTCACTATCTTTGCACCACGTGGTGTTGTTTGGCTTGGCCTTTATGGCGCCGATAACCGTATTTTTAACTTATGGCGTAGCTGCTGCTAGTACCGGAGGAATGATGGCTACTGGCTATGCCATTGCACTGATTGTGATGTTGTTTACCGCTTACAGCTACGGAATGCTGGTGAAAGAATTCCCCATTGCCGGCTCCGCCTATACGTTTACGCAAAAGGGCATCAGCCCTCACCTCGGCTTTCTCGTCGGTTGGACGATCATTCTCGATTACATTTTCAGCCCCATGATCAGTGCCCTGTTGATCGGTCTTACCTTATCTGCTTACTTCCCCGCCGTTCCCATGGCCGTGTGGATCATCTCGTTTATTGCCATTGTCGCAACGCTTAATATCCTGGGCATTAAAATTGCCGCGAACGTCAATATGTGCCTGGTACTCCTGCAAATTTTATTTATTATCGTTTTCATCGCTCTCTCGCTTAAAGGGCTGCTCGCCGGCATGGGGACGGGTACGTTGATTTCTCTCACGCCTGTCTATGATCCAAATGTCAATGTTTCCTCACTCATGGCCATTATACCGCTGCTATGCTTTACTTTCCTCGGCTTTGATGCCGTGACAACGCTGTCGGAAGAGACGAGAAAACCAAAGCAAACACTGCCAAAGGCCATATTCCTCATCCCGATCATCGGTGGCTTCCTTTATATTGTTGTCAGCTATTTTGCACACATGATTTATCCTGATCTGCTTTCCTTTCATGATCCGGAAACAGCCCATCTGGAGTTATTTTCCTATATTGGCGGTAATCTGTTCGGCTCCTTCTTCCTCGTAGTGAGCATTACCGCTGGGCTTGCGTCTGCTGTTGCTTCCTGTGCAAGTTCAGCTCGTATCTTGTACGCGATGGGGCGTGAGAGCGTGTTCCCCCGCAAGGTATTCGCTTATCTTTCACCTAAATTCAACACTCCTGTGTTCAACATCCTGGTCATTGCTCTGATTGCCTTGTCGGCGCTTTTTCTTGATGTGGCCACGGCCACGTCGTTGATTAACTACGGAGCGCTGTTTGCCTTTACCTTTGTCAACCTTGCAGTGGTTGTCCATTACTATATCAGAAAGAAGCAGCGTTCCTTCAATGGGACGATCCTCTATTTGCTGATTCCGCTGACCGGCGCTTTCTTTACCGCCTACTTCTGGGCTCAACTGGACATTCATTCGATGATTTTGGGTACTGCTTGGCTGGCCTGCGGTTTTGTCTATCTCTGGTACCTGACAAAAGGGTTCAAACAAGCGCCACCGGAGCTGCATTTTGAAGAGGTGGAGCAAGCAAGCCAGACAATGCATACAGGGAGCTGA